Proteins encoded by one window of Massilia sp. NR 4-1:
- a CDS encoding ABC transporter ATP-binding protein, whose amino-acid sequence MTYIAIEAKHLSLRQEGKTILDDISLAIPAGAVVGLVGRNGAGKSTLLRCLAGLNEPTGGKTTLLDCPSLDLSDAVRERLGYVAQTPDLFEWMGVAEHLELVGKAYPKWDLHRCLALAARLDLPIGKRIPHLSAGEKQTLSVVLAMAHNPDVLLLDEPVSNLDPLARREFMRSLFDDEDGGRTVLISSHILSDLERVVSHLAFIREGKLQLFDTWDAILEHYRLVTFTPELPPQAIVCARKTERICVLDTRHAPQHAAQGRPLTLDELFVELNA is encoded by the coding sequence ATGACTTACATCGCGATCGAAGCGAAACACCTTTCCCTGCGCCAGGAAGGCAAGACCATCCTCGACGATATCTCGCTGGCGATTCCGGCCGGCGCCGTGGTCGGCCTGGTGGGACGCAATGGCGCCGGCAAATCGACGCTGCTGCGCTGCCTGGCGGGCCTGAACGAGCCGACCGGCGGCAAGACCACCCTGCTCGACTGCCCTTCGCTCGACCTGAGCGACGCGGTGCGCGAGCGCCTGGGCTATGTCGCGCAGACGCCCGACCTGTTCGAATGGATGGGCGTGGCCGAGCATCTGGAACTGGTGGGCAAGGCGTATCCGAAATGGGATCTGCACCGCTGCCTGGCGCTGGCGGCGCGCCTCGATCTGCCCATCGGCAAACGCATTCCACACCTGTCGGCCGGCGAAAAGCAGACGCTGTCGGTGGTGCTGGCGATGGCGCATAATCCCGACGTGCTGCTGCTGGACGAGCCGGTATCGAATCTGGACCCGCTGGCGCGCCGCGAGTTCATGCGCTCGCTGTTCGATGACGAGGATGGCGGGCGCACGGTGCTGATCTCCAGCCATATCCTGAGCGACCTGGAACGCGTGGTATCGCACCTGGCTTTTATCCGCGAAGGCAAGCTGCAGCTGTTCGATACCTGGGATGCGATCCTGGAGCACTACCGCCTGGTGACCTTCACCCCGGAGCTGCCGCCGCAGGCCATCGTCTGCGCCCGCAAGACGGAACGCATCTGCGTGCTCGATACCCGCCACGCGCCGCAGCATGCGGCGCAAGGCCGCCCGCTGACGCTGGATGAACTCTTCGTGGAGCTGAACGCATGA
- a CDS encoding ABC transporter transmembrane domain-containing protein yields MSLSRLIGGFVRVQWRAYAAAGVMLAGVAVLTILVPRKIGTMIDRLAAHELSGTALLLEIGELLLIGALIYFLRVGWRLKLFAAAYQLGVELRTRFYRRLSLQGPGFYQKQRTGDLMALATNDIDAIEMAAGEAMLAGFDGSLSLLMVLGVMLLGVDWRLALIALLPFPLMGLAFWRISSHIHTASTDSLKRFSALNDHVQETLSGVRTLRALGLEQRSSAQFSDLAGHAAAASLTAQRWEAAYEPAVGLTLTAATGLTLGLGSYLVWNGELTIGALTSFSMYLGQLIWPMFAAGWVLSLIERGRAAFARLQPMLDEPLAIDDHGTLNKRAPGALELRDVGYAYSGQLEPALASITLTLQPGQTLGLVGPTGSGKSTLLRLVLRQLAPQHGVLRWGGHGLDEYQLKTLRAAISWVPQESFLFSASIAENIALARPEASRAEVEQAARLAAIHDDIRLFPQGYETEVGEKGITLSGGQRQRVAIARALLADNDLLLLDDALSAVDTGTETSILEHLEELRAARPGRSAVIASHRLSAVVNADLIVVLHHGRIVEQGSHDALLALDGWYASQWRYQQLEASLDAL; encoded by the coding sequence ATGAGTTTATCGAGGCTTATTGGCGGCTTCGTGCGTGTGCAATGGCGCGCGTACGCGGCGGCCGGCGTCATGCTGGCAGGCGTGGCGGTGCTGACTATTCTGGTGCCGCGCAAAATCGGCACGATGATCGACCGTCTGGCAGCGCATGAGCTGTCCGGCACAGCCTTGCTGCTGGAAATCGGCGAACTGCTGCTGATCGGCGCATTGATTTATTTTTTGCGCGTGGGCTGGCGCTTGAAGCTGTTCGCGGCGGCGTATCAGCTGGGGGTGGAACTGCGCACGCGCTTTTACCGCCGCCTTTCCCTGCAGGGTCCGGGCTTTTATCAGAAGCAGCGTACCGGCGACCTGATGGCGCTGGCGACCAACGATATCGATGCGATCGAGATGGCGGCCGGCGAGGCCATGCTGGCCGGTTTCGACGGCAGCCTGTCGCTGCTGATGGTGCTGGGCGTGATGCTGCTGGGCGTGGATTGGCGCCTGGCGCTGATCGCCTTGCTGCCCTTCCCTTTGATGGGATTGGCCTTCTGGCGCATTTCCAGCCATATCCATACGGCGTCCACCGATTCCCTCAAGCGTTTTAGTGCGCTCAACGACCATGTGCAGGAAACGCTGTCCGGCGTGCGCACCTTGCGCGCCCTCGGACTGGAGCAGCGCAGCAGCGCCCAGTTCTCGGACCTGGCCGGCCATGCGGCCGCCGCCAGCCTGACGGCGCAGCGCTGGGAAGCCGCCTACGAACCCGCGGTCGGCCTGACCTTGACGGCGGCCACCGGCCTGACCCTGGGCCTGGGCAGCTATCTGGTGTGGAACGGCGAGCTGACGATCGGCGCACTGACCAGTTTCAGCATGTATCTGGGCCAGTTGATCTGGCCCATGTTCGCAGCCGGCTGGGTGCTGTCGCTGATCGAGCGTGGCCGCGCGGCATTCGCCCGCCTGCAACCGATGCTGGATGAACCGCTGGCGATCGACGACCACGGCACGCTGAATAAGCGCGCGCCCGGCGCGCTGGAACTGCGCGATGTGGGCTATGCCTATTCCGGCCAGCTGGAGCCGGCGCTGGCGAGCATTACGCTGACTTTGCAGCCGGGCCAGACGCTTGGCCTGGTGGGACCGACCGGCAGCGGCAAATCAACCTTGCTGCGCCTGGTCCTGCGCCAACTGGCGCCGCAGCATGGCGTCTTGCGCTGGGGTGGCCATGGTCTGGACGAGTACCAGCTCAAGACCCTGCGCGCGGCAATCAGCTGGGTGCCGCAGGAATCCTTCCTGTTCTCGGCTTCGATTGCCGAGAATATCGCGCTGGCGCGTCCTGAGGCCAGCCGCGCCGAAGTCGAACAAGCCGCGCGCCTGGCGGCGATCCACGACGATATCCGGCTCTTCCCGCAGGGCTATGAGACCGAGGTCGGTGAGAAAGGCATCACGCTGTCCGGCGGCCAGCGCCAGCGCGTGGCGATCGCGCGCGCCCTGCTGGCCGACAACGACCTGCTGCTGCTGGACGACGCGCTGTCGGCCGTCGACACCGGCACCGAAACGTCCATCCTCGAACACCTGGAAGAATTGCGCGCCGCGCGTCCCGGACGCAGCGCCGTCATCGCCAGCCACCGCCTCAGCGCCGTGGTCAACGCCGACCTGATCGTGGTGCTGCACCATGGCCGCATCGTCGAACAAGGCAGCCACGATGCGCTGCTGGCCCTGGACGGCTGGTATGCCAGCCAGTGGCGCTATCAACAACTGGAGGCCAGCCTCGATGCTCTCTAA
- a CDS encoding GntR family transcriptional regulator, with protein sequence MNFDIAPTSPVPIYKQIVEQVRRMVASGQLAPGEDLPSVRAVAQHHAINPMTVSKAYSMLESEGLLERRRGVGMAVAGQRGKTSTQDKAAMLRPALEAAARMAHQLALNDKEALALFQTCLQEQHNKESA encoded by the coding sequence ATGAACTTCGACATCGCCCCTACCTCACCCGTCCCGATCTACAAGCAGATCGTGGAGCAGGTGCGCCGCATGGTGGCGAGCGGACAGCTGGCGCCGGGCGAGGATTTGCCTTCGGTGCGGGCCGTCGCGCAGCACCATGCGATCAATCCCATGACCGTCAGCAAGGCCTACAGCATGCTGGAAAGCGAAGGCTTGCTGGAGCGCCGGCGCGGCGTGGGCATGGCCGTGGCGGGCCAGCGCGGCAAAACCTCGACGCAGGACAAGGCGGCCATGCTGCGCCCCGCGCTGGAGGCGGCAGCCCGCATGGCCCACCAGCTGGCGCTCAACGACAAGGAAGCGCTCGCCCTGTTCCAGACCTGCCTGCAAGAACAACACAACAAGGAATCCGCATGA
- a CDS encoding GNAT family N-acetyltransferase: MKILATARLTLRTLETSDAPFFLQMINDPSWIENIGDKGIRTVAEAEKNIEQGPVLMQRRLGYSLYLVERSSDGVPVGLCGLIKRDALPDADIGYAIWPEYWGEGYAYEAAAAVVLHARDSIGLVRLLGITSPQNLRSNNLLKKLGLSFVRVVRFKDDGSDTNLYSLEFPSRHA, from the coding sequence ATGAAGATACTCGCCACCGCGCGCCTCACGCTGCGCACGCTGGAAACCAGCGACGCGCCCTTCTTCCTCCAGATGATCAACGATCCTTCGTGGATCGAAAATATCGGCGACAAAGGCATCCGCACCGTGGCGGAGGCGGAAAAGAATATCGAACAGGGGCCGGTGCTGATGCAGCGCCGGCTTGGCTATTCGCTGTATCTGGTCGAGCGCAGCAGCGACGGCGTGCCGGTCGGCCTGTGCGGCTTGATCAAGCGCGATGCGCTGCCCGACGCCGACATCGGCTACGCCATCTGGCCCGAGTACTGGGGCGAGGGCTATGCTTATGAAGCGGCGGCGGCGGTGGTGCTGCATGCGCGCGACAGCATCGGCCTGGTGCGCCTGCTGGGCATAACTTCTCCGCAAAATTTACGATCGAATAACCTGCTGAAAAAGCTGGGCCTGAGCTTTGTGAGGGTGGTGCGCTTCAAGGATGACGGCAGCGACACCAATTTGTATAGCCTGGAGTTTCCTTCACGCCACGCTTGA
- a CDS encoding GNAT family N-acetyltransferase, whose translation MNDIQIRPATPADSESIWTIFQELIASGDTYYFAADTSREDCHDFWFGPGVQTWAATRSSGTDGEERLLGMYRILPNQRDRGGHVATASLMVSPAAQGVGIGKLLGRHCLAQASASGFLAMQFNYVVSTNISAVLLWKRLGFAVIGTLPKAYRHQLLGFVDVYVMYKFLSDPSGWPEQ comes from the coding sequence TTGAACGATATTCAGATCCGCCCGGCCACGCCGGCCGATTCCGAGTCCATCTGGACCATCTTCCAGGAATTGATCGCCAGCGGCGACACCTATTACTTCGCCGCCGACACCAGCCGCGAGGACTGCCACGATTTCTGGTTCGGTCCCGGCGTGCAGACCTGGGCCGCCACGCGCAGCAGCGGCACCGATGGCGAGGAGCGCCTGCTTGGCATGTACCGCATCCTGCCCAACCAGCGCGACCGCGGCGGCCATGTGGCGACGGCCTCGCTGATGGTCAGTCCGGCGGCGCAGGGCGTGGGCATCGGCAAGCTGCTGGGACGCCACTGCCTGGCGCAGGCGAGCGCCAGCGGCTTCCTCGCCATGCAGTTCAATTATGTGGTGAGCACCAATATCTCCGCCGTGCTGCTGTGGAAGCGGCTCGGCTTCGCCGTGATCGGCACGCTGCCCAAGGCTTACCGCCATCAGCTGCTGGGTTTTGTCGATGTCTACGTCATGTATAAATTCCTGTCCGACCCCAGCGGGTGGCCGGAACAATGA
- a CDS encoding amidohydrolase family protein → MDLVIRNASLPDGRRHIDLAVADGRIAAVGPALKLGGAQEIDAGGDLLAPPFVDAHFHMDATLSYGLPRVNASGTLLEGIALWGELKPQLQQEALIERALQYCDWAVARGLLAIRSHVDVCDERLLAVEALLDVKRRVAPYLDLQLVAFPQDGLLRSPSALANLQRAIAMGVDVVGGIPHFERTMAEGAQSVRILCEFAAAKGLRVDMHCDESDDPLSRHIETLAYETQRLGLQGRVAGSHLTSMHSMDNYYVSKLLPLMREAGVAAIANPLINITLQGRHDTYPKRRGMTRVPELLAAGIDVAFGHDCVMDPWYSLGSGDMLEVAHMGLHVAQMTGQDAMRACFAAVTEAPARILGLEGYGLEPGCHADLVLLDAGDAVEAIRLRAARRLVLRRGKVVAESPRAQARLNLPGRPPQTDFRLRHNAGLAPENT, encoded by the coding sequence ATGGATCTGGTCATCCGCAACGCCAGCTTGCCCGACGGTCGCCGTCATATCGATCTTGCCGTCGCCGATGGCCGTATCGCCGCCGTGGGGCCGGCCTTGAAGCTGGGGGGCGCGCAGGAAATCGATGCCGGCGGCGACCTGCTGGCGCCGCCGTTTGTCGATGCCCACTTCCATATGGATGCGACGCTGAGTTATGGCCTGCCGCGGGTGAACGCGTCCGGCACGCTGCTGGAGGGCATCGCGCTATGGGGCGAGCTGAAGCCGCAGTTGCAACAGGAGGCGCTGATCGAGCGCGCGCTGCAATACTGCGACTGGGCCGTGGCGCGCGGCCTGCTCGCCATCCGCAGCCATGTCGATGTCTGCGACGAGCGCCTGCTGGCGGTGGAGGCGCTGCTCGACGTCAAGCGCCGCGTCGCGCCGTATCTCGACCTGCAGCTGGTGGCCTTCCCGCAGGACGGTCTGCTGCGCAGCCCCAGCGCGCTGGCCAATCTGCAGCGCGCCATCGCCATGGGCGTGGATGTGGTGGGCGGCATCCCGCATTTCGAGCGCACCATGGCCGAGGGCGCGCAGTCGGTGCGCATCCTGTGCGAATTCGCCGCCGCCAAAGGCTTGCGCGTCGATATGCATTGCGACGAGTCGGACGATCCGCTGTCGCGCCATATCGAAACCCTGGCTTACGAAACGCAGCGCCTTGGCTTGCAAGGCCGGGTCGCCGGTTCCCACCTGACCTCCATGCATTCGATGGATAACTATTACGTCAGCAAGCTGCTGCCGCTGATGCGCGAGGCGGGCGTGGCCGCCATCGCCAATCCCCTCATCAATATCACCTTGCAGGGCCGCCACGATACCTATCCGAAACGGCGCGGCATGACGCGCGTGCCGGAACTGCTGGCGGCCGGCATCGACGTCGCCTTCGGCCACGATTGCGTGATGGACCCCTGGTACAGCCTGGGGTCGGGCGATATGCTGGAGGTGGCGCATATGGGCTTGCATGTGGCGCAGATGACGGGGCAGGACGCCATGCGCGCCTGCTTCGCCGCCGTCACCGAGGCGCCGGCGCGCATCCTCGGCCTGGAAGGCTATGGCCTGGAGCCGGGCTGCCACGCCGACCTGGTGCTGCTCGATGCGGGCGATGCGGTGGAAGCGATCCGCCTGCGCGCGGCGCGGCGCCTGGTGCTGCGGCGCGGCAAGGTGGTGGCCGAGTCGCCGCGCGCGCAGGCGCGCCTGAATCTGCCGGGACGCCCGCCGCAGACCGACTTCCGCCTGCGGCACAATGCTGGACTTGCGCCGGAAAATACCTGA
- the phaP gene encoding TIGR01841 family phasin (Members of this family are phasins (small proteins associated with inclusions such as PHA granules). Note that several different families of phasins have been named PhaP despite very little sequence similarity to each other.), translating into MSSITEQLSAATKTQLESQLNILNSIASTTFDGAQQVIALNLSTTKASVENSAAAAKQLLEAKDTGDLLSLVQTPGFDRVFAYGRELFAIVSKTQAGLLQAAKDQFQDASAAVTAAVPLLSEVAAEPAAQAVQVVQAVQAAAPAVAPEPLVVVQPGQDDDEPDEPSDIAAAVKSAVKAKPAAPKPAIETAPVEPEDSSPAKPAAASFPEVKPAVNLKSVSTKPKK; encoded by the coding sequence ATGTCTTCGATTACCGAACAGTTGTCTGCAGCAACGAAAACGCAGCTGGAATCCCAGCTCAATATTCTGAACAGTATCGCCAGCACCACCTTCGACGGCGCCCAGCAAGTGATCGCGCTCAATCTGAGCACCACCAAGGCCTCGGTCGAAAACTCCGCCGCCGCCGCCAAACAATTGCTCGAAGCCAAGGATACCGGCGACCTGCTGAGCCTGGTCCAAACACCCGGTTTTGACCGCGTCTTCGCTTATGGCCGCGAACTGTTCGCCATCGTCAGCAAGACCCAGGCCGGCCTGCTGCAAGCAGCCAAGGACCAGTTCCAGGACGCCAGCGCCGCCGTCACCGCCGCCGTTCCCCTGCTGAGCGAAGTGGCCGCCGAACCGGCAGCGCAGGCAGTCCAGGTAGTCCAGGCTGTGCAAGCCGCGGCCCCGGCCGTCGCACCCGAACCCCTGGTCGTGGTACAGCCTGGGCAGGATGACGACGAGCCAGACGAGCCAAGCGACATTGCCGCGGCCGTCAAGAGCGCCGTCAAAGCCAAACCGGCCGCGCCCAAACCAGCCATCGAAACCGCCCCCGTCGAGCCGGAAGACAGCAGCCCGGCCAAACCCGCCGCCGCCTCCTTTCCCGAGGTCAAACCTGCCGTCAACCTGAAATCCGTCAGCACCAAGCCGAAGAAATAA
- a CDS encoding GGDEF domain-containing protein, translating into MSGLQEQPISHRIRLLAAAWLLAPALAFGQSLDVEIATIREQVRFTPDKALMQLQQMEASARAAPPATKGEFLSQLSLAWRYLGQYETAMVLADELQAFGKSQNDAVLNAKAVLTRAYVYSAMADAKTAHALAFEAERLANATNDVKLRVQATITAGQSYAEQGNFPAALARLQTATDQARQIKDDLIPLASALNALAQLYTQMKEFNKGWETLAESVEVAEKMNSPGRLASAMNTEYGLAIDSMQPRRALQALLRALDLARRLGARGMVADLLVNLSDSYLKEHDYQRAMRYGQESIIAAREINNAATEATARVNIGQAYLGMGRVAEGKKSFEAGLAHFEKTGGKVELQVILQEYGSALERAGDFAGAIAAYHRERTLSNELFERQRQKTMLELQEKYDTEKKQRRIEALSQENRVKSAEIDNRRLQQRVWWLLAVVLALTAIIVGLLYRKVRHANAKLEEKNQELKQQSALDPLTLLYNRRHFQEFMRSHKPERRGMGNEDIVGALFLLDVDHFKHVNDSYGHAAGDAVLKMISEQLRIALRETDMIVRWGGEEFLAFLPAIPRNGVEEVARRILNTISAQKLDYQGVPISVNVSVGFAPFPLIPGDTPLPWERAVNLVDMALYLAKAHGRNRAYGVRGFDNFSQTSMEDIEQDLERAWRAGFVDMSVVLGGAPEAPPPAAGEHSNVVPLKPGFKAS; encoded by the coding sequence TTGTCAGGTCTACAGGAACAGCCGATTTCGCATCGCATTCGTCTGCTGGCAGCGGCTTGGCTGCTGGCACCGGCGCTGGCCTTTGGCCAATCGCTCGATGTGGAAATCGCCACCATCCGCGAACAGGTCCGCTTCACGCCCGACAAGGCACTGATGCAGCTGCAGCAGATGGAGGCTTCGGCGCGCGCCGCGCCGCCCGCCACCAAGGGCGAATTCCTGTCCCAGCTTAGCCTGGCCTGGCGCTACCTGGGCCAGTACGAAACGGCCATGGTGCTGGCCGACGAGCTGCAGGCCTTCGGCAAATCCCAGAACGATGCGGTACTGAACGCCAAAGCGGTGCTGACGCGCGCCTACGTGTATTCAGCCATGGCCGACGCCAAGACCGCCCACGCCCTCGCCTTCGAGGCGGAAAGGCTGGCCAACGCCACCAATGACGTGAAACTGCGCGTGCAGGCCACCATCACGGCCGGCCAATCCTATGCCGAGCAGGGCAACTTCCCTGCCGCGCTGGCGCGCCTGCAGACCGCCACCGACCAGGCGCGCCAGATCAAGGACGACCTGATTCCGCTGGCCAGCGCATTGAATGCCCTGGCCCAGCTCTACACGCAGATGAAGGAATTCAACAAGGGCTGGGAAACCCTGGCCGAATCGGTGGAAGTGGCCGAAAAGATGAATTCGCCCGGCCGCCTCGCCAGCGCCATGAACACCGAATACGGCCTCGCCATCGACTCCATGCAGCCGCGCCGCGCGCTGCAGGCCCTGCTGCGCGCCCTCGACCTGGCACGCCGCCTCGGCGCGCGCGGCATGGTGGCCGACCTGCTGGTCAACCTCTCGGACAGCTATCTGAAAGAGCACGATTACCAGCGCGCCATGCGCTACGGCCAGGAATCGATCATCGCCGCGCGCGAGATCAACAACGCCGCCACCGAAGCCACCGCCCGCGTCAATATCGGCCAGGCCTATCTGGGCATGGGCCGCGTGGCCGAAGGCAAGAAGAGCTTCGAAGCGGGCCTGGCGCATTTCGAAAAAACCGGCGGCAAGGTCGAACTGCAGGTGATCCTGCAGGAGTACGGCTCGGCGCTGGAACGCGCGGGCGACTTCGCCGGTGCCATCGCCGCCTACCACCGCGAGCGCACCCTCTCCAACGAACTGTTCGAACGCCAGCGCCAGAAAACCATGCTGGAGCTGCAGGAAAAGTACGACACCGAAAAGAAGCAGCGCCGCATCGAGGCGCTGAGCCAGGAGAACCGCGTCAAGAGCGCGGAGATCGACAACCGCCGCCTGCAGCAGCGTGTGTGGTGGCTGCTGGCCGTGGTGCTGGCGCTGACGGCCATCATCGTCGGCCTGCTGTACCGCAAGGTGCGCCATGCCAACGCCAAGCTGGAGGAAAAGAACCAGGAACTCAAGCAGCAAAGCGCGCTCGACCCCCTGACCCTGCTCTACAACCGCCGCCACTTCCAGGAATTCATGCGCAGCCACAAGCCGGAGCGGCGCGGCATGGGTAACGAGGATATCGTCGGTGCCCTCTTCCTGCTCGACGTCGACCACTTCAAGCACGTCAACGACAGCTACGGCCACGCGGCCGGCGACGCGGTGCTGAAGATGATCTCCGAGCAGCTGCGCATCGCGCTGCGCGAGACCGATATGATCGTGCGCTGGGGCGGCGAAGAGTTCCTCGCCTTCCTGCCCGCGATCCCGCGCAATGGCGTGGAAGAAGTGGCGCGGCGGATCCTGAACACCATTTCGGCGCAGAAGCTGGACTACCAGGGCGTGCCGATCAGCGTCAACGTCTCGGTCGGCTTCGCGCCCTTCCCGCTGATCCCGGGCGACACCCCGCTGCCATGGGAACGCGCGGTGAACCTGGTGGATATGGCGCTATACCTGGCCAAGGCCCACGGCCGCAACCGCGCCTACGGCGTGCGCGGCTTCGACAACTTCAGCCAGACCTCGATGGAAGACATCGAACAGGATCTGGAACGCGCCTGGCGCGCCGGCTTCGTCGACATGAGCGTGGTGCTGGGCGGCGCACCCGAAGCGCCACCGCCCGCCGCCGGGGAACATAGCAATGTGGTGCCTTTAAAGCCAGGCTTCAAAGCCAGCTGA
- a CDS encoding ABC transporter ATP-binding protein, with protein sequence MLSKPQDASLKRQAAKATALLRDAARPDQHHLYWAVLWLILAAALEVVGPLLGKHLIDEHLLPKHLDWPRMSLLLAGVLLTGWISTGLRYLQLVRLSGLAMRSVQRLREQVYSHVLRLPMAFFDRAITGQLVSRVTNDTEAVKSLYVQVLFVILDSSIVLVGTVAAMAFLDWRLMLIVLALLPCVLAIVWLYQRMSAPAVSKARQLRSEINGQMAESIGGMSVLQASNAEVRFAARFGKTNADHYTQRMAEIRANAWLLRPALDLLNVLLLAGVIFAFGQRDISAAEVGVLYAFINYIARVIEPLIQITMQFSQLQQSVVASSRVAALLDEEGAPEHRAAGKTASTGARAANDADTPAVSIRALDFEYNAGQRVLHNLSLDIPQGAFFGIVGHTGSGKSTLLSLLLRFYPAPHGSILMNGQPLDELGNEQFRADVGLVPQDPFLLAASARENIDMGRGLTQAQIEAAARAAHAHDFILAMEDGYDTLLGEGGSRLSSGQKQLIAIARALAGQPRILLLDEATSHIDSQTEQIVQTALGELHGKVTVIAIAHRLSTIRDADRIIVLNHGRIAEAGPHEALMQIEGGLYQRLYLLQQLAA encoded by the coding sequence ATGCTCTCTAAACCGCAAGACGCTTCGCTGAAGCGCCAGGCCGCCAAGGCCACCGCCCTGCTGCGCGACGCGGCGCGGCCCGACCAGCACCATCTGTACTGGGCCGTGCTGTGGCTGATCCTGGCCGCCGCGCTGGAGGTGGTAGGCCCCCTGCTGGGCAAGCACCTGATCGACGAACACCTGCTGCCCAAGCATCTGGACTGGCCGCGCATGTCCCTGCTGCTGGCCGGCGTGCTGCTGACCGGCTGGATTTCGACCGGCCTGCGCTATCTGCAACTGGTGCGCCTGTCCGGCCTGGCCATGCGCTCGGTGCAGCGCCTGCGCGAACAGGTCTACAGCCATGTGCTGCGCCTGCCCATGGCCTTCTTCGACCGTGCCATCACCGGCCAGCTGGTGTCGCGCGTGACCAACGATACCGAGGCGGTCAAGAGCCTGTATGTGCAGGTGCTGTTCGTGATCCTCGACAGCAGCATCGTGCTGGTCGGCACGGTGGCGGCCATGGCCTTCCTCGACTGGCGCCTGATGCTGATCGTGCTGGCCCTGCTGCCCTGCGTGCTGGCCATCGTCTGGCTGTATCAGCGCATGAGCGCTCCGGCCGTCAGCAAGGCGCGCCAGCTGCGCAGCGAGATCAATGGCCAGATGGCCGAGTCCATCGGCGGCATGAGCGTGCTCCAGGCCAGCAATGCCGAGGTGCGCTTCGCCGCCCGCTTCGGCAAGACCAATGCCGACCACTATACGCAGCGCATGGCCGAAATCCGCGCCAACGCCTGGCTGCTGCGGCCCGCGCTCGACCTGCTCAATGTGCTGCTGCTGGCGGGCGTGATCTTCGCCTTCGGCCAGCGCGACATCAGCGCGGCGGAAGTGGGCGTGCTGTATGCCTTCATCAACTACATCGCGCGCGTGATCGAGCCGCTGATCCAGATCACCATGCAGTTCAGCCAACTGCAGCAGTCGGTGGTCGCCAGCTCGCGCGTGGCGGCGCTGCTGGACGAGGAAGGCGCGCCGGAACACCGCGCCGCCGGCAAGACAGCCAGCACCGGTGCGCGCGCCGCGAACGACGCCGACACGCCGGCCGTCTCGATCCGCGCCCTGGACTTCGAATACAACGCCGGCCAGCGCGTGCTGCACAATCTGTCGCTGGACATTCCGCAGGGCGCCTTCTTCGGCATCGTCGGCCATACCGGCAGCGGCAAGTCCACCCTGCTCTCGCTGCTGCTGCGCTTCTATCCGGCGCCGCACGGCAGCATCCTGATGAACGGCCAGCCGCTCGATGAGCTGGGCAACGAGCAGTTCCGCGCCGACGTCGGCCTGGTGCCGCAAGACCCCTTCCTGCTGGCCGCTTCGGCGCGCGAGAATATCGACATGGGCCGCGGCCTGACGCAGGCCCAGATCGAGGCCGCCGCGCGCGCCGCCCATGCCCACGACTTCATCCTGGCCATGGAAGACGGCTACGACACGCTGCTGGGCGAAGGCGGCTCGCGCCTGTCGAGCGGCCAGAAGCAGCTGATCGCCATCGCCCGCGCGCTGGCCGGCCAGCCGCGCATCCTGCTGCTGGACGAGGCGACCTCGCATATCGACAGTCAAACCGAGCAGATCGTGCAGACCGCGCTCGGCGAGCTGCATGGCAAGGTGACGGTGATCGCCATCGCCCACCGCCTGTCCACCATCCGCGACGCCGACCGCATCATCGTGCTCAATCACGGCCGCATCGCCGAAGCCGGTCCACACGAAGCGCTGATGCAGATCGAGGGCGGCTTATACCAGCGCCTCTACCTGCTGCAGCAGCTCGCAGCCTGA